Proteins encoded by one window of Teretinema zuelzerae:
- a CDS encoding tetratricopeptide repeat protein, with translation MNSKQKKIVLIGAGVAVLLLLLGIGLVIASKRSGAASDSTALRQNTLTLVRNYVEREEFDRALSLLEGLLIQNPEDSDASALLDAVLEARRLKNAYADGSGSVSTEELQAALDAAREAIARVSAAADAAAAAASRAASVSSADAAERNKASGSKSVESDEERAGTKVSELQAKKTVQEDPGLKAADDKRRAEEAAQKEKEDREARDREAALQKEQAAAEEAKRKAAEEELSKKNAETRKRIEAVNSAVEKGKERASAGSLRSALSAFDEARNSLPEGEKAYASGKYTEMAESLLALAKNESDSTLKSEALSSALEYANLAVSSDPTNPRARFTRGQIYVEQKKSAEALADLLEAARLEPGNYLYHYELGKQQYLRKQFKDARQSFAKTTQLKSDFEAAFFNLGLTNKALGLNSESIAAFRSAIKIKPDYSRAQIEIGRLLDKNGDFKGAETAYKEALVHEPGNVSALRELAALYSKEGRFADAERFFKEALVLGSSDPMTNYNMAVVQLGLQKPAQALDYARKAVEAEPQNGTYLYTYGLAGELNGMPDVAIQQYAKAIAADPKYVKPRINLGIMYLDAGRLDEALNQFNAAYLVEKDNFEVNNNLGKAWALKGSFDKSVEHYARALNKAPRDPTVRANLAVAYVSAGLTEKARDTYKELIALDPSRWEAYHELGKLHISLGDKAGAKAILQELIQKKPDYKNAAEVRALLSTL, from the coding sequence TTGAATAGTAAACAGAAGAAAATCGTATTGATCGGCGCCGGAGTTGCGGTATTGCTTTTATTGCTCGGCATCGGGCTTGTTATTGCGTCTAAAAGAAGCGGAGCCGCTTCTGATTCGACTGCGTTGAGGCAGAATACGCTTACTCTTGTCCGTAATTATGTTGAACGCGAGGAATTCGACCGCGCCCTTTCGCTCCTGGAAGGCTTGCTCATTCAGAATCCCGAGGATTCGGATGCCTCGGCTCTTCTCGACGCGGTGCTCGAAGCCCGCCGATTGAAAAACGCCTACGCCGACGGGTCCGGCTCGGTCAGCACAGAGGAATTGCAGGCCGCTTTGGATGCCGCAAGGGAAGCCATCGCCCGCGTATCTGCCGCGGCGGACGCGGCCGCTGCAGCCGCCTCGAGGGCCGCCTCAGTGTCCTCGGCAGACGCAGCCGAGCGAAACAAAGCGTCCGGAAGCAAATCTGTTGAATCGGACGAAGAGAGAGCAGGCACAAAGGTTTCAGAGCTGCAGGCGAAAAAAACCGTTCAGGAAGATCCGGGTCTTAAAGCGGCGGACGACAAGCGCCGCGCAGAGGAAGCCGCTCAAAAAGAAAAAGAAGACAGAGAAGCTCGAGATCGTGAAGCGGCGTTGCAGAAAGAACAGGCCGCCGCAGAAGAGGCAAAAAGAAAAGCGGCTGAAGAAGAATTGTCAAAAAAGAACGCGGAGACGCGGAAAAGAATAGAAGCCGTAAATTCTGCCGTCGAGAAAGGGAAAGAACGGGCGTCCGCCGGCAGTTTGCGCTCAGCCTTGTCTGCCTTCGACGAAGCTCGCAATTCATTGCCTGAGGGCGAAAAGGCCTATGCCTCGGGCAAATACACGGAAATGGCTGAAAGTTTGCTTGCCCTGGCGAAAAACGAGTCGGACAGCACCTTGAAAAGCGAAGCTCTGTCCTCCGCGCTCGAATACGCCAATCTCGCGGTATCCTCCGACCCGACAAATCCGCGGGCGCGATTCACTCGCGGCCAGATATATGTAGAACAAAAGAAATCGGCGGAAGCTTTGGCCGATCTGCTCGAAGCCGCGCGTCTGGAGCCCGGAAATTATCTCTACCATTACGAGCTGGGTAAACAGCAGTATTTGCGCAAGCAATTCAAGGACGCCCGGCAAAGCTTTGCGAAGACAACGCAGCTCAAGAGCGACTTCGAAGCCGCTTTCTTTAACCTCGGCTTGACTAATAAAGCGCTCGGATTGAACTCTGAATCGATAGCCGCGTTCCGCTCGGCGATTAAAATCAAACCGGATTACAGCAGGGCGCAGATCGAGATCGGCAGGTTGCTGGATAAGAACGGAGATTTCAAAGGCGCCGAAACCGCTTATAAAGAAGCGCTCGTTCATGAGCCCGGAAATGTTTCAGCCCTCAGGGAGCTGGCGGCGCTCTATAGCAAGGAAGGCCGTTTCGCGGATGCAGAGCGCTTTTTCAAGGAAGCTCTGGTTCTGGGAAGTTCGGACCCAATGACGAATTACAACATGGCTGTCGTTCAGCTGGGACTGCAAAAGCCCGCCCAGGCGCTGGATTATGCGCGCAAAGCTGTCGAGGCCGAGCCTCAGAACGGAACATATTTGTATACCTACGGATTGGCAGGTGAATTGAACGGCATGCCGGACGTCGCTATTCAGCAGTACGCAAAGGCTATCGCGGCTGATCCGAAATACGTAAAACCGAGGATCAATCTGGGTATTATGTATCTGGACGCCGGCCGTCTCGACGAGGCCCTGAACCAGTTCAACGCCGCGTACCTGGTGGAGAAAGACAACTTCGAAGTGAACAATAATCTGGGAAAGGCCTGGGCCTTGAAGGGCTCGTTCGACAAATCGGTGGAACACTATGCCAGGGCATTGAACAAGGCTCCTCGGGATCCGACCGTGCGGGCGAATCTCGCGGTGGCCTACGTCAGCGCCGGGCTTACGGAGAAGGCCCGCGACACCTACAAAGAGCTGATCGCTCTCGATCCGTCCCGCTGGGAGGCCTATCATGAATTGGGCAAGCTGCATATAAGCCTCGGAGATAAGGCCGGAGCCAAGGCGATTTTGCAGGAACTGATTCAGAAGAAGCCCGACTACAAGAACGCCGCTGAAGTTCGCGCTCTGCTCTCCACTCTTTAA
- a CDS encoding tetratricopeptide repeat protein, with protein sequence MNAKRRALRTLILSLSMLMLTSFSAFALDYFAEGERLFRENRPEEAIPLLYQASLQPGVDPRVFVYLGLGYQQTGKYADAVSAFMRGASAPGTDRKVLFFNAGNVYFLQELFAEAESMYVRAAEIDAFWAPVYLNRANARVRLGRFAEAAADYRNYLMLDPATWQKDSIRQIIALLESEETERKNAELRSEAERVAAEAERAAAAERYQRIMDEVSSSLQSVDAASTLSAGSEDVMEYNEEAQLE encoded by the coding sequence ATGAATGCAAAAAGACGAGCGCTTCGGACGTTGATTTTAAGCCTCTCGATGCTCATGCTAACGTCGTTTTCCGCCTTTGCCCTGGATTATTTCGCCGAAGGCGAACGGCTGTTCCGGGAAAACCGTCCCGAGGAGGCTATTCCGCTTCTGTATCAGGCGTCGCTGCAGCCGGGCGTCGATCCCCGGGTATTCGTCTACCTCGGTTTGGGCTATCAGCAGACGGGTAAATACGCAGACGCCGTAAGCGCTTTCATGCGCGGAGCTTCAGCGCCGGGAACGGATCGGAAGGTCCTTTTTTTCAACGCAGGAAACGTGTATTTTTTGCAGGAACTGTTCGCCGAGGCGGAAAGCATGTATGTCCGCGCCGCCGAGATCGACGCATTCTGGGCGCCGGTATATTTGAACCGGGCGAATGCCCGCGTCCGTCTTGGCAGATTCGCTGAGGCGGCGGCGGATTATCGGAATTATCTGATGCTCGATCCAGCCACGTGGCAGAAGGATTCGATCAGGCAGATCATCGCGCTGCTGGAAAGCGAAGAAACAGAGAGAAAGAACGCAGAGCTTCGCTCGGAGGCTGAGCGCGTAGCGGCCGAGGCTGAAAGGGCCGCCGCCGCTGAACGGTATCAACGGATTATGGACGAGGTGAGCTCTTCGTTGCAGTCTGTCGACGCCGCGAGCACTCTGTCCGCGGGATCTGAAGATGTTATGGAGTACAACGAGGAGGCACAGCTTGAATAG
- a CDS encoding tetratricopeptide repeat protein gives MSSMFIGIIVILGAGVAVLMVFVVKSFIAPQKIAGIDKLISNGKYGPAIKAAKAIIARNPRDTEARYLLGKAYLADGKAELALMEFKTVNATAIFSKTIPEAEFRKTIAQLFLKYNQPDEALKEFLLLIKLEPFQAEHYYNAAQMFEQRDNSEQAIQYYRKAVETDPKHATAHAALGFLLFKNKQMTDAKTEISLALKLDPKNSKAYFFQGKLLRESHDYANALAAFEKALREPEFKQKALIERGCCYIEANSLEKAIVEFDRAIKASTDDSSNDTLHARYFLATCYEKQRDIDKAIGQWEKIFVKKRNFRDVGEKLTQYQELRSNDHMKEYLTASKDDFFTICKALTNKCLELAVREIKETKYGCSLIAVENDAEKWRNVRKMPRMILFYRDPNMIEDAFLRTLQEEMKKQSIIRGIVITSSGFTRAALEFAESRPLELINKDKLEQMLSQADVFAENQ, from the coding sequence ATGTCATCAATGTTTATCGGTATCATTGTAATTCTCGGCGCGGGAGTTGCGGTCCTGATGGTATTCGTCGTCAAATCCTTCATCGCCCCGCAAAAGATAGCTGGAATCGACAAACTCATATCCAACGGTAAATACGGTCCGGCAATAAAAGCCGCGAAGGCGATTATAGCGAGAAATCCCAGAGACACGGAAGCAAGATACCTCTTGGGCAAGGCATACCTCGCAGACGGCAAGGCCGAATTGGCCCTTATGGAGTTCAAGACGGTCAACGCGACGGCTATTTTCTCCAAAACAATCCCTGAAGCAGAGTTCAGAAAAACAATAGCCCAGCTCTTCTTAAAATACAACCAGCCCGACGAAGCCCTGAAAGAATTTCTTCTTCTCATAAAATTGGAGCCGTTCCAGGCCGAACACTATTATAACGCGGCCCAGATGTTCGAACAACGGGACAATTCCGAACAGGCTATCCAGTATTATAGAAAGGCGGTTGAAACCGACCCAAAGCACGCGACCGCGCATGCAGCCCTGGGTTTTCTGTTATTCAAGAACAAGCAAATGACCGACGCGAAAACAGAAATTTCGCTGGCGCTCAAACTCGATCCTAAAAACTCGAAAGCCTACTTCTTCCAGGGAAAGCTTCTCCGGGAAAGCCATGATTACGCGAACGCCCTGGCTGCCTTTGAAAAAGCGCTTCGGGAACCTGAGTTCAAGCAGAAAGCCCTCATAGAACGCGGATGTTGTTATATCGAAGCGAATAGCCTGGAAAAAGCCATTGTCGAATTCGACAGAGCGATCAAGGCATCGACGGACGATTCGTCCAACGACACCCTCCATGCACGTTATTTCCTGGCGACCTGCTACGAGAAGCAACGCGACATCGATAAGGCCATCGGACAATGGGAGAAAATTTTCGTTAAAAAACGCAATTTCCGCGATGTCGGAGAAAAACTCACCCAGTATCAGGAACTACGGTCTAACGACCACATGAAAGAATATCTGACCGCGTCGAAAGACGATTTTTTTACCATCTGCAAAGCGCTCACCAATAAGTGCCTTGAACTTGCGGTACGGGAAATAAAGGAAACAAAGTACGGCTGTTCTTTGATTGCCGTAGAAAACGACGCGGAAAAATGGCGCAATGTTCGAAAAATGCCGCGCATGATCCTTTTTTACCGCGATCCCAACATGATAGAAGACGCCTTCTTGAGAACTCTGCAGGAGGAGATGAAAAAACAATCCATCATCAGAGGAATAGTCATTACCAGTTCTGGCTTCACCCGCGCGGCTCTCGAATTCGCGGAAAGCCGGCCGTTGGAGCTGATCAACAAGGACAAGCTCGAACAGATGTTGTCTCAAGCTGATGTTTTCGCGGAAAACCAGTAG
- a CDS encoding metallophosphoesterase, with product MKILCVSDQIDPLVYSSNVKERYKDVDLVISAGDLPMEYLEFIVSSLNKPVLFVFGNHNLSEFGQYHSVNPENAPNPRQMNPLTRSMTGHGTTYIGFKTIKESGLLIAGVSGSLNYNNGLNQYSDAQMKRKLLKLFPALLYNRIKYGRWLDILVTHASPAGIHDKPDPCHQGFSSFLWFMKKFRPRWLIHGHIHLYDLQDIRVSSFEQTTVINAYSHFILDTGAPSK from the coding sequence ATGAAAATCCTCTGCGTATCCGATCAGATTGATCCTCTTGTATACAGCAGCAACGTTAAAGAAAGATATAAGGACGTAGATCTCGTTATTTCCGCAGGCGATCTGCCGATGGAGTATCTGGAGTTCATTGTTTCGTCGCTGAACAAACCGGTTCTCTTCGTGTTCGGCAACCACAATTTAAGCGAATTCGGACAATATCACTCCGTCAACCCTGAAAACGCCCCGAACCCGAGGCAGATGAATCCGCTGACAAGAAGCATGACCGGGCACGGCACGACCTATATCGGATTTAAAACGATAAAAGAAAGCGGATTATTGATCGCGGGCGTTTCCGGCTCGCTTAATTACAATAACGGATTAAATCAGTATTCCGACGCGCAGATGAAACGAAAGCTGTTAAAACTCTTTCCCGCACTCCTGTACAACCGGATCAAATACGGCAGGTGGCTCGATATTCTGGTAACCCACGCATCTCCCGCCGGAATACACGACAAGCCCGATCCCTGCCATCAGGGTTTTTCATCATTCCTCTGGTTTATGAAGAAATTCCGGCCGAGGTGGCTCATCCACGGCCATATCCATTTATACGATCTGCAGGACATCCGCGTTTCATCCTTTGAGCAAACAACTGTCATCAACGCATATAGTCATTTTATACTTGATACCGGAGCACCGTCAAAATGA
- a CDS encoding transcriptional regulator: MSDLIKHQAEDDFNKARNKALFNEIQNFLNPDRSKLLSFHDVKKILKPKNEVYAGMQTIPIDRIVGSEGRYQDFDSHFLPKSRNLKERWERVDSAHLSDTVLPPIQLYEIGGLYFVRDGNHRVSVAKAQGVGYIDAEVISLKSEITLKPGLNPESLLTEVIKYEKRIFYTETSFGDLTDYWDLEFTSPGQYDVIYNHILVHKYFINETKKEEIPFQDALLSWFDNVYKPVLHVIQKKKLLKMFRDRTASDLYVWIIKQWDELKRKYGLEFSLDQATQVIADTHNRNPLRVVSDWFKRTFQT; this comes from the coding sequence ATGAGCGACCTAATTAAGCATCAAGCGGAAGATGATTTCAACAAGGCACGGAACAAAGCCCTTTTCAATGAAATACAGAATTTCTTGAATCCCGACCGATCGAAACTCCTCTCGTTTCACGATGTCAAGAAAATCCTGAAACCGAAAAACGAAGTATATGCGGGAATGCAGACCATTCCGATAGACAGAATCGTAGGAAGCGAAGGCCGGTATCAGGATTTCGACAGCCATTTTCTTCCGAAATCGAGAAACCTCAAGGAACGATGGGAACGAGTGGACAGCGCGCATCTCTCCGATACAGTGCTTCCCCCTATCCAGCTGTATGAAATCGGCGGGCTGTATTTCGTGAGAGACGGAAACCATCGCGTATCCGTCGCGAAAGCCCAGGGCGTCGGATATATCGACGCCGAAGTAATCTCCTTGAAAAGCGAGATCACCCTGAAACCGGGATTGAATCCCGAATCGCTGTTGACCGAAGTCATCAAATATGAAAAGAGAATCTTCTATACGGAGACATCTTTCGGAGATCTGACTGATTACTGGGATCTGGAGTTCACCAGCCCCGGTCAATACGACGTTATATATAATCATATTCTTGTCCATAAATACTTTATCAACGAGACAAAAAAGGAAGAAATCCCCTTTCAGGACGCCCTCCTTTCATGGTTCGACAATGTATACAAGCCGGTGCTTCACGTAATTCAAAAGAAAAAGCTTCTGAAGATGTTTCGCGACAGGACGGCAAGCGATCTATACGTATGGATCATCAAACAGTGGGACGAACTGAAAAGAAAATACGGATTGGAATTCAGCCTGGATCAGGCGACGCAAGTCATTGCAGACACTCACAACAGAAACCCCTTGCGTGTCGTGTCGGACTGGTTCAAAAGAACCTTTCAAACTTGA
- a CDS encoding PP2C family protein-serine/threonine phosphatase — protein MQTALLETYTALPLIASLLVQGASGLFLFRIAKQFPNKITSPSYIKLASLFIALLGLNSIVAIFIPSLLIFSTGVFIANIVFLAFLILAGKNLAQIRIEEAQTQEIATVTENDADNGEDPLIEVGRSVLSYVSESITGEINLVRLLDFVNQTQMAHTKADGGVIFLADDFDDLIAAKSFAGNFPPPYKLPVDLPHKPVRVETNFRYTQFALGETIFGEVASTGKPALIVDGEKDSRIFSNGPEEFLKPGSYIVVPLMVKDRVVGVSGLARLPENAPFGEAELRTATILAGFAGAAINNIFSVQEILERADLEREASIASQIQKTLHPKRLPELPEIGFGSFFNSTKGVCGDYYDIILARRDRIAVAIADVAGKGIQSSMVMIMLRSILHLVTNTTKSAGTILDWVNKGITGKIDMDHYATLTYISFSPEDHTLEYATAGHQPMLIWRADSKQVETIHQKTDPIGIERSSTYAEMKLTVGKGDIIILFTDGLIEALNRDGKQYGIETLSKTISASTHKTAKEIASDVKHHIQAFIGSASLHDDQTLVIMKIKA, from the coding sequence ATGCAAACAGCACTACTAGAAACGTACACCGCACTTCCCCTGATAGCGAGTTTGTTGGTTCAAGGGGCAAGCGGCTTGTTTTTATTCCGGATTGCAAAACAATTCCCTAATAAAATCACCAGCCCGTCGTACATCAAACTTGCTTCGCTGTTTATAGCTCTTCTCGGTTTAAACAGCATCGTCGCCATTTTCATTCCAAGCCTGCTTATTTTCTCAACCGGCGTTTTCATCGCGAACATCGTTTTTCTCGCATTCTTGATTCTTGCGGGAAAAAATCTTGCCCAAATACGCATCGAGGAAGCCCAAACGCAGGAAATCGCGACGGTAACCGAGAACGATGCGGATAACGGCGAAGACCCCCTTATCGAAGTAGGCCGTTCGGTTTTGTCGTATGTATCCGAATCCATCACCGGCGAAATAAACCTCGTGCGCCTTTTGGACTTCGTCAATCAAACGCAAATGGCGCATACGAAAGCGGACGGAGGAGTTATTTTCCTTGCGGACGATTTCGACGATCTTATCGCGGCAAAATCCTTTGCGGGAAACTTTCCGCCGCCCTATAAGCTTCCCGTGGATCTTCCCCACAAACCGGTTCGGGTTGAGACGAATTTCAGATACACGCAATTTGCGCTGGGCGAAACAATCTTCGGAGAAGTAGCATCCACCGGAAAACCGGCTTTGATCGTCGATGGAGAAAAAGATTCGCGAATATTCAGCAACGGACCTGAAGAGTTCTTGAAGCCGGGCAGCTACATCGTCGTTCCGCTCATGGTAAAGGACAGAGTTGTCGGCGTTTCAGGCCTTGCTCGCCTTCCTGAAAACGCCCCGTTCGGCGAAGCCGAACTGCGGACAGCCACGATCCTGGCTGGCTTTGCGGGAGCCGCAATAAATAACATCTTCAGCGTTCAGGAAATTCTTGAACGAGCCGATTTGGAGCGCGAGGCCAGCATAGCCTCGCAAATTCAGAAAACGTTGCATCCGAAACGGCTCCCCGAACTTCCCGAGATCGGTTTCGGATCCTTCTTTAATTCGACGAAGGGCGTTTGCGGAGATTATTACGATATTATTCTGGCCCGACGCGACAGAATAGCGGTAGCTATCGCAGATGTCGCCGGAAAAGGGATTCAATCGAGCATGGTAATGATCATGCTCCGCTCGATACTCCATTTGGTGACCAACACCACGAAGTCCGCAGGAACTATCCTCGACTGGGTGAACAAGGGCATCACCGGCAAGATCGATATGGACCACTACGCGACGCTCACCTACATCAGCTTCAGTCCGGAAGATCACACCCTTGAATACGCGACCGCGGGGCATCAGCCCATGCTGATATGGCGAGCAGACTCAAAACAAGTAGAGACCATTCATCAGAAAACGGATCCAATCGGAATCGAACGTTCTTCTACATACGCGGAAATGAAGTTGACAGTCGGTAAAGGAGATATTATTATTCTCTTCACTGATGGACTGATCGAGGCGTTGAACAGGGATGGAAAGCAGTACGGAATAGAGACTCTTTCTAAAACAATATCTGCGAGCACACATAAAACGGCAAAAGAAATAGCGTCAGACGTGAAACACCACATCCAGGCTTTTATCGGATCAGCAAGTCTCCATGACGACCAAACATTGGTCATTATGAAGATAAAAGCCTAG
- a CDS encoding anti-sigma factor antagonist (This anti-anti-sigma factor, or anti-sigma factor antagonist, belongs to a family that includes characterized members SpoIIAA, RsbV, RsfA, and RsfB.) produces MELKIRKNGEVYIIDVNGEMDLYNSYKLKELVMKMLEKNVQSFIINLEQVDYIDSSGIGALIYICSTVKKMNLKLAITNIHGSVKKVIELTKLMGYFPITNSIEEALQQMEG; encoded by the coding sequence ATGGAACTGAAAATCAGAAAAAACGGTGAAGTATACATCATAGATGTGAACGGCGAGATGGATTTGTACAATTCATACAAGCTTAAAGAGCTTGTAATGAAAATGCTTGAGAAGAATGTTCAATCCTTCATCATTAATCTTGAACAAGTTGATTATATCGACTCGTCAGGCATCGGAGCATTGATTTATATATGCTCAACTGTAAAAAAGATGAACCTGAAGCTTGCGATAACAAATATCCACGGCTCGGTAAAAAAAGTTATTGAATTGACGAAATTGATGGGTTATTTCCCAATAACCAACAGCATTGAAGAAGCTCTCCAGCAGATGGAAGGCTGA
- a CDS encoding ATP-binding protein, with the protein MNPIKELRADGSDPLFDKTNMLYKEFPSDFRQIRYFTLLIVQSAPLEIKEINLLEQQISEIIKNAVKHGNDCDLNKKVRVWYSFSSTHAHLIVEDEGSGFKDLEKWNDFNRKRLECLYQQDFEHLGSFVSFRTNKSDEQDGGNALFAALEYWNGGFVYNDKKNGVAMLKKYPQRRHGITIDGE; encoded by the coding sequence ATGAATCCGATTAAGGAACTTCGAGCGGATGGCAGCGATCCGCTGTTTGATAAAACAAATATGCTCTACAAGGAATTCCCTTCGGATTTCCGACAGATCAGGTACTTTACCCTGCTCATCGTTCAATCCGCGCCTCTTGAAATCAAGGAGATTAATCTTCTTGAGCAACAGATCAGCGAAATTATTAAAAACGCGGTAAAACACGGAAACGATTGCGATCTTAACAAGAAAGTTCGCGTTTGGTATTCGTTCAGTTCAACCCACGCGCACCTCATTGTCGAAGACGAAGGATCCGGTTTCAAGGATCTGGAAAAGTGGAACGATTTCAATCGAAAACGCCTTGAATGCCTGTACCAGCAGGATTTTGAACACCTGGGATCCTTCGTTTCGTTCAGAACGAATAAAAGCGATGAGCAGGACGGCGGAAACGCCTTGTTCGCAGCGCTGGAATATTGGAACGGCGGATTCGTTTATAACGACAAGAAAAACGGCGTAGCGATGTTGAAAAAATATCCGCAAAGACGCCATGGAATAACAATCGACGGGGAATAA
- a CDS encoding aconitate hydratase, whose translation MALTLTEKILQSHLVDENAKLPPRGEEIAIRIDQTLTQDATGTMAYLQFETIGLDRVRTELSVSYIDHNTLQEDYKNMDDHRYLQSVAAKYGLWFSRAGNGICHQVHLERFGIPGKTLLGSDSHTPTGGGLGMIAIGAGGLDVAVAMGGGAFHLSMPKVFGVKLAGALQGGASAKDIILEVLRRETVKGGVGSIYEYFGPGVAGLTVTQRSTITNMGAELGATCSIFPSDEATKRFLEGMGRGSDYHELSADEGAVYDKIIEIDLSALVPMAAQPHSPDAVIPVREIAGKKVTQVAIGSCTNSSLADLTAVAAIVKGKHIAPGVEAGISPGSRQTLMLAEKSGVLGELIRAGFRILESACGPCIGMGFAPNSEGVSLRTFNRNFKGRSGTPDAQVYLVSPETAAAAAITGVIADPADFADSLKNNAGLYSVNDPALIKDDSMLIAPLPLEQALRTDIIRGPNIKPCPATPALPDSLILPILLKTGDNVSTDDIMPAGAKVLPLRSNIPEISKFTFARLDADFYSRAKDAAGCFVLGGENYGQGSSREHAALAPMYLGVRAVLVKSFARIHKANLINYGIIPLVLADPSMHEKLGQNDVLRFESIRHSLEKGTDFVLTRESDGMKIIARNDLDERSRKILLCGGLAAWTKSGGQ comes from the coding sequence ATGGCGCTGACCCTAACTGAAAAGATATTACAATCTCATCTTGTAGACGAGAATGCAAAACTTCCGCCCCGGGGAGAAGAAATCGCAATCCGCATCGATCAAACGCTGACCCAGGACGCCACTGGAACTATGGCGTATCTTCAATTCGAAACAATCGGACTGGACAGGGTGAGAACAGAGCTTTCGGTATCGTATATCGATCACAACACTCTTCAGGAAGATTATAAAAATATGGACGACCATCGATACCTTCAGAGCGTCGCCGCTAAATACGGATTATGGTTTTCCCGCGCCGGAAACGGCATCTGCCATCAGGTGCATCTGGAAAGATTCGGCATTCCGGGGAAAACCCTCCTCGGATCCGACTCGCACACCCCTACCGGCGGCGGACTTGGCATGATCGCGATCGGAGCCGGCGGACTCGATGTTGCAGTTGCAATGGGAGGAGGAGCCTTCCATCTTTCAATGCCTAAGGTGTTCGGCGTAAAACTTGCCGGAGCCCTCCAGGGAGGAGCCTCCGCCAAAGACATCATTCTCGAAGTTTTGAGAAGGGAAACAGTCAAGGGCGGAGTGGGAAGCATTTACGAGTATTTCGGCCCGGGCGTGGCAGGACTTACCGTCACGCAACGATCGACTATCACCAATATGGGAGCCGAGTTGGGCGCCACATGCAGCATATTTCCATCAGACGAAGCCACGAAACGGTTTCTGGAAGGCATGGGAAGAGGCTCGGACTATCACGAACTATCAGCCGACGAAGGCGCAGTGTATGATAAGATAATCGAAATCGATCTATCGGCACTCGTTCCGATGGCAGCGCAGCCCCACTCTCCCGACGCGGTGATTCCTGTACGCGAGATCGCCGGAAAAAAGGTGACCCAGGTTGCCATCGGGTCCTGCACGAACAGTTCGCTCGCGGATCTGACCGCGGTGGCCGCTATCGTAAAGGGAAAACACATCGCGCCCGGAGTTGAAGCGGGGATCTCGCCCGGAAGCCGCCAAACCTTGATGCTCGCCGAGAAAAGCGGAGTTCTTGGAGAACTCATACGCGCAGGATTCAGAATCCTGGAAAGCGCTTGCGGACCCTGCATTGGAATGGGATTCGCTCCTAATTCAGAGGGCGTTTCGCTGCGGACATTCAACAGAAACTTCAAAGGAAGATCCGGAACGCCCGACGCTCAAGTGTATCTGGTTTCTCCAGAGACAGCAGCCGCGGCCGCGATCACCGGAGTCATAGCCGATCCGGCTGATTTCGCCGACAGTCTTAAAAACAACGCGGGACTCTATTCCGTAAACGATCCCGCTCTGATAAAAGACGACAGCATGCTTATCGCTCCCCTGCCCCTCGAGCAGGCCCTGCGGACTGACATTATCAGAGGACCGAACATCAAACCCTGTCCGGCGACTCCTGCTCTTCCTGATTCGCTGATTCTTCCGATTCTTCTGAAAACAGGAGACAATGTTTCGACCGACGATATTATGCCAGCCGGCGCGAAAGTTCTGCCGCTCCGCTCCAACATACCTGAAATTTCGAAATTCACCTTTGCCCGCCTTGATGCGGATTTTTACTCCCGGGCAAAAGACGCAGCAGGCTGTTTCGTATTAGGCGGAGAAAACTATGGACAGGGCTCGTCGCGGGAACACGCGGCCTTAGCGCCCATGTACCTCGGCGTTCGGGCTGTGCTGGTAAAATCCTTTGCCCGCATTCATAAGGCGAATCTTATCAACTACGGCATCATCCCCCTCGTCCTTGCCGATCCTTCGATGCATGAAAAACTCGGCCAAAACGATGTTCTTCGTTTCGAATCGATCCGCCATTCGCTTGAAAAGGGAACCGATTTTGTATTGACCCGCGAATCGGACGGAATGAAGATTATTGCGCGCAATGATCTGGATGAACGATCCAGAAAGATATTATTGTGCGGAGGCCTGGCCGCCTGGACGAAGTCCGGAGGGCAATAA